The Phoenix dactylifera cultivar Barhee BC4 unplaced genomic scaffold, palm_55x_up_171113_PBpolish2nd_filt_p 001221F, whole genome shotgun sequence genome segment AGGAAAATGATGAGTGTGCCCTTCTAGTTCATCCAAAAGACCCGCCTCTCCGTAGGATTCAACAGCATCAGTGAGAGTTTCTTCTAGAGGCCTGCATTTCCAACCCAACTTCTTTAGTTTCTCTGAGGTCAGCGGGGCATTTGGTGGTACCTCAACGATACTGCAATTCGaaataaagtaaaaattaagaTTGAAGTGGAAATATTCATGGTACTCCTCAAATAAAAAGTTGGAATGGAACGAACTTCTTCTGGTAACCATAGTTAGGATACATGCCCTTCAGCAAGTCAACCAACTCTCGAATAGTAATTGGAGAAGCTGCACAAATGTATCTTCCAGATGATTCTGGCTTCTCGTATACTAGAAGCAATGCATCGGCAACATCTCGAACGTCTACAAAATGCCAGAGGTAGTCCAACATGGGCTCTGGACCTCCTGTTATGAAATCATGCAGAAAAAAAATGCTGAAGTCGGAGAACTCAAACCCaagaacaaaaatcattttctcAGGCAGGTGTCTAGACATAGGAGGTTTGTAATAATTACACACCATGGAAGCAAATTCTTCAGCCTACATGGTGTCAGACTTTCTTAAGATTAGTGCTTAAGAGAGTCTTTTGAACTTGTTAGTGCCCACAAAATGTTTCTTTTtaacctttttttattattgttttcAGAAAAAATGATTGGGAAGGGCTAACCAGATTCATGAGGATGTTGAAACAAAGCCATTGAGTTCCTATAGGAACTGCGGGTCATCGCGCCAAGATATGTCTTCTGCTCAAGGTTGAAGGGGATGAGAAAAGGATCAGAAGAGCTAACCAAATTGAGAACTAACTGGTGAGGAAACGATTTGAGAATGCTCATTTTCATGTAGATATGCCCTTTGAGTTCGCTATGGTAGAAACTATGACCTGTAGCACTGTAAGTAGGATAAAGCTTGAACTAGACATCTATCTATGGGGGAAAGAAGCTAGAACCACACAGATCAGATCGGTATTTTTGGCCTGTTATCTATGTTTAACCAGCATAGAATAGATTCAGTAAGAAGCTTAATTTTTAATAGAGTTATATATCCTCAAAATTTAATGCTGCAATCTACGCCAGATTGCATTGATATTTGAAATGATTTATATATGTcacgagagagagaaagaaagaaaaaaagaaaaaagaaagaaagaactgtGTGTAAAGGTGGACCTTTTGTGACATAGATTAGAAACATGCTGCTAGTGCTCGCTGTAGGTTGCAGCAATGGTCCTACAACCACCGACGGGCAAACAGTTACAAGATCGAGCCCATTTTTCTCTGCATACTCCCAAGCTGCATGTTCTGCCATCGTCTTCGAAAGGCAATACCAGTTCTACAAAAGCAAATAAAGGATTAAACTTAGATTGTTATTTTGGCTCTATCACGCGAGCCTACACAAGCATTGTTCTTGCATTAGTGATAGAATCTTCCACCTACAATAATTAACTCATGGataaaatcacaaaattttatgATGATAATTAAGGATTTTGGCAAATAAAGTGCACTAGCTGTCAACAACACCATTTGTGGTCGAGCCATATATTTTGGACATGTTAAATATACATGAATAATAGATTTCGGAAGGGGAAGGTGAAGTGGATGCCTTAGAAGCTTATGAAGTGTCTTCAGTGATGGTCCTGTAGTTTGGCAATGTACTCAAAGCTATGCATGGCCACCTCACCACTTAAAAGAGGTGGATTTACCATGTTGTTTCATATTATAATCTGTCAAAGAAACAAAAGGAGTTTGCAGGGCATGTACTGGCCAACTTAAATAAAAAGTTCAGTTTAACCCTTGGAGCAAGTACAGTATCTACAAAGCTCGAACCTGATTTCCGCACAAACCAAATAAACTACAACACCAAAGCTACAGCCATAATTGTGAAGGAACGACAATAGATTAATTAGAGGATGGCCCAAGTTAACCTAAACGGAAATTGTTGAAAACTATATTAATAGATATAcactactgataaatatgtttatTGGCAGAAATAAGGGCCGGCACAGTAAAAAAATCTAACATTGACAGTGATGAATGGAGAAGGTACGGTTGCTTAGCTTTATTATCTTAAACATCTGAAAGACATTTGTCCAGCCATAGTTACTAACAATCATGTGACCACTTGTAGGCCATAAGGGAGTCTGTCGAGCACTAGGTTTACATGTTCCTGTAATAGCTCTTGATACGTAAGCTGGAAAATTATTTTGGAGAAGCAATATGAAGTTTTCtattttactacaagaattgtGATGCTAATTAACTGTTCGATAATAAACTTAAATCCTAAGGTGATGTGGCATCGAACTAGCATTCTAGTTGGAGAGTCAAAGTCAAGTTAAGGTTAAAAAGATAAAAGGCCAAGGGTCACAAGAGTCATCATGAGTTATAGaaagttaagagtctagaataTGAATGAGTTATTGGAGATTTAAGAGTCATGGGTCATGGGTTtattgatgagagtacaaaagtgcgATCAACATAcaacttaaattagtattattgctaacaagatAACGATAATATCGctgaattaatattatatttttgttgggCGCAGGTGATTATAAATCAGAGCTAAAATGTGCATCAGCAGGACTAAGTTCGGCCACATGGAACAACTGTCAGCCCGTGGCCAAGCCACAGCCAACGAGGAGACAAGTCAACGGCCAACATCACACAGCAAGGGAGCCATGTCAGCGATCCGTTTGGGTCACAGCCAGCCTTCCGCGATGCTTCCATCCACGTTCCCAGCATTCTTCTGCATCCCATCCTTTCGGATCCATGGTCCAACCATCTACCTTCAGCATCCCAAATGCAGTTAAGAAAATTGAATATCCCATTGCAGTCCAAATGAAATGAAATTTGGTGGAGATAAAGTAGACATGTTAaggtttcatatgcatcaagAATCAGGTCAATTGGAACTCAGGAGAGAAAGTTATGAGGTTGCAAAGTTAGATTTTCCTAAACTGCCAGATTGGGCCCTAATAGATTAGACCTTTGTGTAGTATTTTAATGATTTCGGGATCCACAGAAGTCCAATTGAGCTGATTAAAATTTTGTTGGAACTAGACTTCTAGGGCTTTCCATgattataataacataaaatttgaagatcagaTGAGATCTGGAGAGCCTTCCAAACTTTATAGTGGCATTGGTACTCAAAGGTAAATTTGGAAAAACGCATGCAAGCGTGTCTAAGCCGTGCTTCCTAGGGTTTTAAGTCCCTAAACCCTATATATACTTGTAGAAACTTGCCGTTCAGAGGGAGGAAAGGCGGCATTACAAAGAAATCATGAAGAGGAGCCTCAAATTCATGGAGAGCTGATTTCTttggtgaagggtgatggatgcACCGTTGCTTGATTgtttctttgaagtaaactctgaacTTTTGTTCTCAATGATTTACATCTATTGATATGTTTTGgattcttgcatatttattttgtagatagttcttaaatggtttatatctattgatacatggattgctttagtatttgatttgtcgtagatgtAATAGGCACAATAAATGCTTAGaagttgagttcatatgttcatgaaatatattccatgattagatctattctGCTTTTGAATCTCTAAATGAAGAACcgtagagtttattccttggatgcaatatagtcaagggggattccggatccctaaccaTTTCTATTTTACTGAACTTTGTTTATTTACTTATTATTCTCTACTTTCAATTTCTAGAAACCATCTGAAGTTATATctgaaattacgctaataacaCATAGATCGCTCCCTGAGGAAttgacctcggactcccgagttatactacttgtgcgattcttctgcacttgggagagcagttttgcgaacgcatcaagtttttggcaccATTGCCGGGGAGTGGCTGATTTGttagcatattttcagatccAATTAGAGATTTAGTTTAGGTAAGTTTCAgctcttaaaaaaataataataataaaataaaatagaagaaatatttgtatgctaaagtggaataggaacgacaccggtcgattaagtcgtacaattTTTGACAGCCCCTTAGGACACATTCTTAGGATTCCTTCGCAGAGTCTCACACCTTGTGAaatggctgatttaaatgaagatacggggAGTCACCATGATCGAAAATGTGAACCCCTTATTATGACTTTGGGACAATACTTACAACCTACCAGGACTAGTtagccttcatgcatgattttttCTGATAATGTAAGACATTTCAACATCAAACCAGggataattcaattgctgcccaagtttcacgggttagagtccgagagtccttatcttcatttaaagaattttgaagaattgagcatcaCATTCAGGGTGCCGAACATCACTGAGGATCTCCTCAAGCTGatgttgtttcctttttctctaaaggataaagccaaaacatggctgaactccttgcgGCCTAGATCAATAGGAACCTGGCAAGaaatgcagagagaatttttgaaaaatttctttCTCACACAATGGACCAACTTTCTAAAAAGGcatatcagcaatttccaacaaaaagataatgaaacattttatgagtgttgggagagatttaaagaactGCATCTCTCATGTCCTCATTATGGGTTCGAAACTTGA includes the following:
- the LOC103716074 gene encoding cinnamoyl-CoA reductase 1-like is translated as MEVAGEKGRVCVTGAGGYVGSWLVKLLLSNGYKVHGTVRDLSDEKNAHLRKFEKASENLQLFKADVLHYDTLKAAFAGCEGVFHVASPVPATKVLDPELELITPAVNGTLNVLQACLEMKIKRVIVVSSITAVSLNPHWPHDKLMDEKCWSSEEFCKKIENWYCLSKTMAEHAAWEYAEKNGLDLVTVCPSVVVGPLLQPTASTSSMFLIYVTKGGPEPMLDYLWHFVDVRDVADALLLVYEKPESSGRYICAASPITIRELVDLLKGMYPNYGYQKNIVEVPPNAPLTSEKLKKLGWKCRPLEETLTDAVESYGEAGLLDELEGHTHHFPPVYKFT